In a single window of the Cervus elaphus chromosome 1, mCerEla1.1, whole genome shotgun sequence genome:
- the CREB3L1 gene encoding cyclic AMP-responsive element-binding protein 3-like protein 1: protein MDAVLEPFPADRLFPGSSFLDLGDLNESDFLNNAHFPEHLDHFAENMEDFSNDLFSSFFDDPVLDEKSPLLDMELDSPTPGIQAEHSYSLSGDSAPQSPAMPIKMEDTTQDVDHGAWVLGHKLCSVMVKREQSPELPVDPLAASSAMAAAAAMATTPLLGLSPLTRLPVPHQAPGEMTQLPVIKAEPQEVNQFLKGTPEDLVQMPPTPPSSHGSDSDGSQSPRSLPPSSPIRPMARSSTAISTSPLLTAPHKLQGTSGPLLLTEEEKRTLVAEGYPIPTKLPLTKAEEKALKRVRRKIKNKISAQESRRKKKEYVECLEKKVETFTSENNELWKKVETLENANRTLLQQLQKLQTLVTNKISRPYKMAATQTGTCLMVAALCFVLVLGSLVPCLPAFSSGSQTVKEDPMAADSLYTASQMPSRSLLFYDEGAGSWEDGRSALLPVEPPDGWEIKPGGPVEQRPQDHLQHDHRDSTHETSKYLSEAWPKDVGGNSTSPDFSHPKEWFHERDLGPNTTIKLS from the exons CACTTCCCCGAGCACCTGGACCACTTTGCAGAGAACATGGAGGACTTCTCCAACGACCTGTTCAGCAGTTTCTTTGATGACCCTGTGCTGGACGAGAAGAGCCCTCTCCTGGACATGGAACTGGACTCCCCCACGCCGGGCATCCAAGCTGAGCACAGCTACTCCCTGAGTGGGGACTCGGCGCCTCAGAGCCCCGCCATGCCCATCAAGATGGAAGACACCACCCAAg ATGTGGACCACGGAGCATGGGTGCTGGGACACAAACTGTGCTCCGTCATGGTGAAGCGGGAGCAGAGCCCGGAGCTGCCCGTGGACCCGCTGGCCGCCTCCTCGGCCATGGCCGCTGCCGCCGCCATGGCCACCACCCCGCTGCTGGGCCTCAGCCCCCTGACCAGGCTGCCCGTCCCTCACCAG GCCCCAGGAGAGATGACTCAGCTGCCAGTGATCAAAGCCGAGCCCCAGGAGGTGAACCAGTTCCTCAAAGGGACACCAG AGGACCTGGTGCAGATGCCTCCGACGCCCCCCAGCAGCCACGGCAGCGACAGCGACGGCTCCCAGAGTCCCCGCTCTCTGCCCCCCTCCAGCCCTATCCGGCCCATGGCCCGCTCCTCCACGGCCATCTCCACCTCTCCGCTCCTCACCGCCCCTCAC AAATTACAGGGGACGTCGGGGCCGCTGCTCCTGACGGAGGAGGAGAAGCGCACCCTGGTTGCTGAGGGCTACCCCATCCCCACCAAACTGCCCCTCACCAAAGCTGAGGAGAAGGCCTTGAAGAGGGTCCGGAGGAAAATCAAGAACAAG ATCTCAGCCCAGGAGAGCCGCCGTAAGAAGAAGGAGTACGTGGAGTGTCTAGAAAAGAA GGTGGAGACGTTTACATCTGAGAACAATGAACTGTGGAAGAAGGTGGAAACCCTGGAGAATGCCAACAG GACTCTGCTCCAGCAGCTGCAGAAACTCCAGACTCTGGTCACCAACAAGATCTCCAGACCTTACAAGATGGCCGCCACCCAGACTGGGACCTGCCTCATG GTGGCAGCCTTGTGCTTCGTCCTGGTGCTGGGCTCCCTCGTGCCCTGCCTCCCTGCGTTCTCCTCTGGCTCCCAGACTGTGAAGGAAGACCCGATGGCCGCTGACAGCCTCTACACCGCCAGTCAGA TGCCCTCCCGGAGCCTCCTGTTCTACGACGAGGGAGCAGGCTCATGGGAGGATGGCCGCAGTGCCCTGCTGCCCGTGGAGCCCCCGGATGGCTGGGAGATCAAGCCCGGGGGGCCGGTGGAGCAGCGGCCCCAGGACCACCTGCAACATGACCACCGGGACAGCACCCACGAGACCAGCAAGTACCTGAGTGAGGCCTGGCCGAAGGACGTCGGCGGGAACAGCACGAGCCCTGACTTCTCCCACCCTAAGGAGTGGTTCCATGAGAG gGATCTGGGCCCCAACACCACCATCAAGCTCTCCTAG